The Apus apus isolate bApuApu2 chromosome 4, bApuApu2.pri.cur, whole genome shotgun sequence genome contains the following window.
ACTGTGGACCTCAGCAAAACTCTCAGTTTAGAGGCACTGGAGAACAGGCTCTTGTGTATTGAGTCGTGGCCTTCTGATTCCTACAGAATTGCCTTTACAATTGCCTTATTGTTCATGCAGTATATATTGCCCCTGGTGTGTTTAACTGCTAGTCACACCAGCGTCTGCAGGAGCATAGGTTCCAGACTGTCAAACAAGGAAGCcaagtttgaagaaaaggagatgaTAAACCTAACCCTTCATCCCTCTAAGAGTACTGGCACGCAGGTGCAGCCCTCCAGCCATTCCAGGTGGAGCTGCACCTTTGGCAGAAAGCACCACAGaagatacagtaaaaaaacTTCAAGTGTGATGCCAGCTATTTCGAGGCATCATCAGGATCCTCATTCCAGAGGCCTTCCAGAAACCTCTGGCACAGAAAAAAGCCAGCTTGCTGCCTCTAGTAAATTCATCCCTGGGATACCTATCTGTTTTGAGATGAAACcggaagaaaacacagagatcCAGGACATGATTACAGTACAAAGATCCACCATCAGAATTAAGACCAGATCTCGGAAAGTTTTTTGCAGACTGACAGTGCTAATCCTAGTTTTTGGATTCAGTTGGATGCCTCTTCACCTTTTCCACATTGTGACAGATTTTAATGCCACTCTCATTTCtaacagacattttaaattagtatATTGTATATGCCATTTATTGGGTATGATGTCCTGCTGCTTGAATCCCATCCTCTATGGGTTCCTTAACAACAGCATAAAAGCCGATTTAATGTCCCTTATTCCATGCTGCCAAATACCATGATTTTATGTGCCCcaaggtaaaataaaacaaacaagtttGGCTTTCAAGTTTACTGATGTGTACAGCTGTAAAAGCTAaattagtttagtttagttaGTCTTGGTTGTGATTAGTAGCGGTTTGTGTGAATGGAGAGTTCTACAGCTGCATGTATTTCTTGCATTGGCcagaaaaatacacacacactgTAACATCCTTCTATCTGTTACACATACAGAATCATGCCCAGTGTACAAAACCAGAATACTATTTCCACTTCCTGAAATACTGGCGACCTGTACTTTGGAATTAAACAGAATATATAATAAGTAATAAATGTAAGACTACTTAGACATATCAGTATTAACTGTCATAAAactataataaaatacatactgTTTACTAAATAATAATTGTTGAGACTGAGTGCCAACTTTGCCTGTTTTCTAAGATAGCTGAACATCTGTTTCTAGAcgtaatgagaaaataattttctttagctttttgaCGCCTACTTTGCAACATCTTTGCAAGATGCTTTGCGGCTGTTCCCAGGTTGCCTTTTTATTCCCTTGAATGGGTTTGTGGGTAGGTGTTCTTGTCTAGATTGTTTACATCTCACTATGTTTAGACAGTACAACCTGTCTCTGATTTCCTTAGCCAATTTTTTGCTATGGCTTGTTTTATGTAATTTTCAGCCAGGCCTGAGCTTATCTATAGTTACGCCTTTGTTCTTGCAATGATGACCCCTCTGAACATACAACCTGCTTCTGATCAGAGCAAGCCTTCGTTACCTAAGGAGGTgagagtggaaagaaaaagaaaatggaaagacagcaggatctttttttttctgttactaaaaagcaaaagcttgCTGCACTTCATTATAGCTGCTGACCCACTTTCCTTGGAGAGCTGCAACAGCTTTCAAATAAACACGTGTATATgtacttgcacacacacacaagcacttTCTGGATCTCactcccttctctctttctctcctttttaaCCAGACCAGTACTTTCCCTTCCAAATTTAAATCATACACATCTTTCTGAAGGAAGTCATATTACATTTCATAGGACAAATGTGAAGGGTGTGTATATATGTTCTCTTCCCCTCATCACTGCCCTCCTGACCCTCCCTGGATTGCTCTTAACTTAATAACCCACCTCCACCCTCAGGATGTAAATGTACAAAGTGTCTGCCCTGAGTTTTAATCTGTACAGCCTCACCCCAGGTCCAGCTGatgattatttccttttctccacaAAAATTTTTAATCCAATAGGCTTTTTACATAGCCCTTCCAggctgagaaataaaattatttttataagtgGCTGGATAGGAAGGGTCACTGTGCATTTTTTGCCTCGAGATACTTCATTTCAAAAAGTGAAAGCCATTCTTTGATTTTGAGGAATCATCACATTTTTTGGTCACAATGTTACAATTCTGAGACCTTTTCTCCCCAAGCCATAATCTGCTAAGGAGTTTATTACATACCAATGGGTAATATCTTTGCTTCTGTCATTAAGGTATTTCCCTGAAGTCTAGTTCCCAGTAACCCACTGTTCTTTGTTTTGGCTGGTTATATACTTTACTAGTGTCTTCCTGGACACTGACTATTGCATTTTGCAGATTATTACCTCATAAAAACCTACAGTATGTTATTTTATAGAGAACATATGGTACAGAATATTggaacaatatattttaaaatttatttttaaaagttttaagtAGTTTAATTCAATAGTATTTATGGCTAATCATGGTAGGTAAACTTaggaaacaaataattaaatccaCAACCAGAAGATGATGTAGTTCAACAGAAGTTACAGCAATATATGCCCTATTTATGTCTCCATGTTTTCTTATCATTGTagtatataatttaattttatttataccATGTGATATAACCAAATGGTATAAGAGGATAAGAAAGCAgtcatattaatatttttctgggtttatttttttttttaatttattgttacCTTCCTATTTGCTATTTGTTTTctattccttcctttctttctatGCTTTCAAAATTTCAACCATTTTTAACTTCTATACTTAAGATTGTTATTTCAATATAAAATAACTGTATTCAGTAATGAttcttttcagataaaattcTACTCACTTTTACTGTGTATGACACACAGATTAGTGCTAAAATTTGAATAAGGCCTTCCTCTAGTTTCTGAGGTGCACAAAGACTAGTCCATAGACTGGTGATTTTGTATGTACATCCATTTTCCTGGCTGAAACCAGTAACTCTGCTCCCTACTCTTTATGGTGATCAAAGCATAACAATTTGTAATTTGGCAATAGAGAATTAAATCAAGACAGCTACTGAACTTGTTTAAATCCTGTGCCACttaatcttttctctttttaagacAATCAGTGATGAGAGaatgcatattttctttttatttagagAGCAAtcatcagcattttattttgacatCTCTGAATTGTAACTGGTTTTTCTCAGAagtgataaataaaaataaaataagttttccaCCTTCCAACTTCCTTCAATAGCCAGTGCAACTTGGTCCCAGTACCAGCAAGGAATACATAAGAAGCAAACAGTAGCAGCAGCAACTGAAATCAGGCAGAAGGCAATTGCCAAAACATTAACTTCTATGAGTGGGAGAGGAAACAACTGAACCATATGTCTAATGTTTTCCCAGTCcagaacataaaaaaaccacaacaaaacaaatgaacaaacaaacaacaacaacaaaaaaaattcaaaccaCTAGGAACCCTCCACTTCATATTTGTTGAGTAGTCCTCATCTGGTTTGGGCTGCAGCAGATGCTTCTATGGGCTTCTTGCATAACAGTGACCAGCAGTGTGATGTCTCCATTATATATGTCAATGTCTTGGGAAGATGTATCTCATCACAATATCCAATGACATTTTATCATTCTCATATGTATACAGGATGTGCAGGTACAGATATATACATTTCCTAGAAAACAAAGCACataaaaatggattttcaaTAGCACATGACTTTAATCAAGTCCTTAGGCCAACTACACTACTATGGGTCCATTCCTTCTGTAACAAAAAATCTAAATGGGAAGGCAGAAGTTTTCTTTTGATAGCACCCACTAAATGCAATCAGAAAACACCAGCTGTAGAATCATCTATCCATTGGAGTTAGAAGAGTGAAGAAGCATAATAGATCCTTCTCTattaatgaaacaaataaagTTTGCAAAAAATCCCCTCAGACAGCTGGTCTTTGTGTAAGATTAATGTTAAAACTCTTGTGACTGCTTgcatgaggaaaataaatgtggGGATTTTTTAGTTCATATCATTGGCAAAGCTGACTTTTTGTAAATGTCAAAGATTAAATGTTAATAGCTGGCCTTTGTCCCTCCtctttcagtggaaaagaaagaggtaCCCGTTAAGAAGTGCTGGTGTGGCTGGGTCATTTCTGAGCCTGCCAGGCCAGCAGGACGGAGGGTGCCAGGAGCTCAGCATGGGCTAAAACTGGAGTATATTTATTTAGGTTCCAatgggatgtgtccctgcccatgtaggggagTTGtaactcgatgatctttaaggtcccttccaaatcaaaAAATATTGTGATTCTGTAGCAGCCTTTCCAGGCACATAGCCTTGTTACTGGAGCCTGGAAGCTCTCATGACAAAAACGTTTCCTTCTCAGCGCTATGAACAcctgaggaaagggaagaaaataaatccagtaCTGAAGATGTGTGAGAACTGAGTGAGGaaagcagacaggaaaaaaattgtccGCTCTCAATCAtgccaggctccagctctccttttGAGAAGTATTGGGCAGGCAGCATGGAAAACTTCCCTACTGAAAGATTACCAACAGATTAAAAAGCCCTTCTATAATTCACAGAGGTCTGTCATCTATCACtgcacttttgaaaaaaaatcaatagtttTCTCACAATAGTCCCAGTATCTGTCTGCAGCATTCAAGATAAACAGTATTAAATGTCATAATCTCCAGAAAGATGGCCTTAATAAATATTCTTGGGTCTGGGAATTAACCTTTGATTTTGATGAAACCTAAATTATGACTATATTATTTACAACTAAAAGTCCTGGACATAAAATACATTAGTGCAGTCTGGAACTGTCGTAGGGCAGTAACGGGACTCTGGTCCTAGTTTTTTCACCACATGACCACAATAATGGTATAAAATCATGATCCTCATGAAGGACCTTTATAAAGACTATTAGGTACATTTTTGAACCATTTTTAATCATGGCATATGGTTTACAATCTCTGAGCTCAAGttttttgttcttccatttCATGTCTTCTTTTTATATGCTGCTGAATCCCAACCCCCCAACCTTTCTAATGCAGCATGTAATGAAGACTACCGAAATTGCTTGGTTTTGACCCaacagtatgtatttttttattgtaggTATTTTTAATTGGTTGAAAGTTGCTTTCCAACTGAAGATAGGTAGATCTGTTGTTATTGTTCATATTCAGTTGAAGTGGCTTTGGACAGGAGGAGAagcaaaagacagaaagcaaTAGAAATGCACCCACACTAACATTAGCCAGCCACATTGTGCCAGTGACAAAGAAATGCATCAGAGCCAGACCCTTCTCAAGTGTCTGTCAGGGACGAGTCTGTGACAAGACTGCTGAACATTGCTAATTGCTAAATGCAACATTCTTTCTATGCTGTAAGTGAATACAGATACACCTGCCCTTAACCTTCTtaagacatttatttaaagtaaaagcattttctttccaacCATTTTATAAGTATAGTTTTGCCTGTGGTCACTCAAAATGCATCATTCTATGCCATCAAGACAATCTTGTCATCCAGCAGGGTATGATGCTATCCACATGCCAGTGACTCTTACCACAGCACctatttttaaatctctgcaAGCTCAGAGTTAGTAGTGACAGGTGCTCTACCCCAAAGGTTACCATGATCTCCTGGCCTCCTTATTAAACTGTGTCTCATTAcagatataaagaaaataagggaaaaaaagcctaatACAGCATGTCCTTGGTAAAAATAGTTTTACTGATTCTGACACAAACCTTGTCAAAAAACTGATTTCCTCAGAAAGAACATAATTGCAGACAGGAAGATGTGGTCACAGTGTTTTTCAAAAAGCTGAGCTATACATGAGGGTACAAATAGCATAATTGTTGTAAATACAGTAGAATTATACAAGTCAGACTTTTACTAACCTagtttgctttggaaaagtATTTGAAAGTTATGCAATTACTTCATTACATACTATTGTTAAGAAATACTGTCACAACCCAAATTCAGCTCTCTTGAACAAATTTCAATGCTTTATTTTGCCCTTGTAGTCACATTAAGATGATCCTTCTAATAATAAGGCTTTAAAATACTCCTCTGGGAAATTATCAGAATAGTGATTTGACATTCAAGACTAAAGTAGGTTGGCCCCGCTCTTACACCCAGTTAAACAAATGTTTGCTTTGTCTTAGCAGAAGGCTCATGTTTATACCACTTGAATGCCACATTAATTGGACATTTTTGAGCAGGAAACATTTATTACTGTCCCtgtgaataaaataatgtaCAAAAGGATTTCAAAGACATTTCTGATGCAAAACTTCTCGAGGGGAGTAACTTGGTGATAAGTAAACAGTTGTTCATCTCCTCAGACTCAGTAGGAGCCACAAACACCTGAAATCCATTTAATGACAGACCACAAGACCATTAATTATAATGATAAATCTGCACAATTAGGGTTTATTGAGTATTCATAAGGATTTTGACCTTTTAGCCTAAGCATTAAAGAGCTGTGCAAGACATCAGAATACAATCTCAGTCTTTACTTTCTGCTGGTTCTGTGTTTTTGTGGTGTTAGCACAACTGGGAAAAGTGCAAGGTGTTTActgcaggaaaattaaaataatttttatgtaacTACTGGGACTCAATATAGGCAAAacaattatgtatttttaaagactctATCAGTTTCAACACACATCTCATAATGGCAATTGTTTGAAGCCTCAATGATGCATTCTCTCAATTAATATTCTAGAGTATGAGAGCACATTTCAGATATCACAGCCTTACTTGATCCTCACTGCACAACTTGATGGGCAGACTTCAGAAGTTCATTGCCATATGCTCTACTTGAGATTACTTCTTAAAATCACTTGGGGAATGAAGCTCATTCAGGGCATAGTTGATCTCTTACTGGTTTTGTGGGAGTGCAttcttcagaaaagctgcttcaAGGCCATTTATGTCAGACAAATTACAGTTAGTTCCCAGGAGCTCTCTCAGGGGCATCTCCCCCTTGCACATCATCACACCTGCATACAGCAGGGGCCCTCAAGTGCTCTTCCTTTCACAGAAGAGAGGAGatagctgaaaagaaaaaagaaaaaaaaagaaaaaaagaaaagcagtgaatgAGACTGCAAACTCTATGGTACTTACTCTCTCTTTTAATCTGAAAGTCTAAAACTGAAGGCCTTCCAGAGTTGTGGAAGACACCTGTGTGAGACTTTCTGGAGGGGGAACGAGGAATGActctggaaaatgaagaaatctgTCAGACCAGGACTAGCTGATTAACTGAATACATCCAGGATCTTAGGGCCTTACTAATAATATGGGAAAAAACCCTAGATAGTTTGATATAcagatttatttactttcttctattaagataaatttattttaacatattgAAAGCAGGCTCTGGCATGTGCTCTGACCAAGCAACTTTGCATTGTCATACAACTGCAATACCAAACTACTCTCTGCTAAGGGTATTGTCTCCATTTTTAATGGTCCATTACATGGCACAATAGGTCTTCataatgacaaaatatttttgttttattactaccatgaaaataattaaagagaGTCATGCTAAAAAAAAGGAGCATATCTGTAAAAATGAGCAGTTGAATACATCAAAGTATCCCTAAAAAGCTAGGGGAACACTGCAGCATATTTCACTGTcacaacccagggagattcagaacagacccccttgctttctaaactctttctcagagaggagcctcaGTGTGGCTGGATCCAAACTTTGTCccagacctggcccttccagggagagtgattaaaacCTCACAGACCGAGGAAATGCTCGACCATCTAAAACTCCTTGATCAGGTTACGGTGAAATGACACAAGccctgtatttgaatattaggtttacttaaaactatagaaggaaGATGGATACTTCAATTGTTATCTCAGGCTGcacgatcataaaggctgacattcagatcacaagagtacaatTCATAcatgtttaagctgcacaacctgagaaaaaatcatGGTTAGGCCTTGAGTTTCTTAATGATGTTAGGAAGGTAGAGAGAGagtagaagaagaaaagtttagagagataGACAACAGAAagtcaccagtcctggatccagtcTTGAGCCAGCCAACAGGGGAGAGCTGGTGTCAGTGAGactccccaagcccaccattgcagccccgTTTTATAGGCCTGgtttccttgtttcacaaggaTGAGCAAGTGTATTTGAGTCacaagcctgagcagctggagtggacctctgccccctctgcccctccatcCTTATCTCAGTCTCTGCACATGCAGCCTCAGGCCACATGCAGGccatcagtgcagtctccatcctctcaggcaggcattttgggatgcaaacgagaCTTTATTTAGtggttac
Protein-coding sequences here:
- the NPY5R gene encoding neuropeptide Y receptor type 5, which produces MDFGFKAHNNRTLTKNTSATAKNFSAWEDYKSSVDDIQYFLIGLYTLISLTGFMGNLLILTALLKRKQKTIINILIGNLAFSDILVVLFCSPFTLTSVLLDQWMFGTVMCHVMPFLQCASVLVSTLMLVSIAAVRYCMIKYPLSSNLTAKQGYFLTVTIWAFGFAICSPLPVFHKTVDLSKTLSLEALENRLLCIESWPSDSYRIAFTIALLFMQYILPLVCLTASHTSVCRSIGSRLSNKEAKFEEKEMINLTLHPSKSTGTQVQPSSHSRWSCTFGRKHHRRYSKKTSSVMPAISRHHQDPHSRGLPETSGTEKSQLAASSKFIPGIPICFEMKPEENTEIQDMITVQRSTIRIKTRSRKVFCRLTVLILVFGFSWMPLHLFHIVTDFNATLISNRHFKLVYCICHLLGMMSCCLNPILYGFLNNSIKADLMSLIPCCQIP